A part of Micromonospora chersina genomic DNA contains:
- a CDS encoding helix-turn-helix domain-containing protein, with translation MHNPTRTRPVGGAAAVKLALLDSKGLRPTERLVLVVIASHANVETGDSFPSVSTIAEHVGVSTRTVQRTLAKLVQLGRLVVRQVATIATRVYRLVVGQPAGPAVSGGDSERQGAANGAVGGDIPSVSPEVSKPKEKNYRAGARDWRRFIPKSKSPNPQQPNGWTPRQGAANPPAPGGDRCQRPGHVGQLAARCIPCRSEALAGGR, from the coding sequence ATGCACAACCCTACCCGCACCCGCCCCGTTGGCGGTGCCGCCGCCGTCAAGCTGGCTCTACTCGACAGCAAGGGCTTGCGGCCGACTGAGCGCCTGGTGCTCGTCGTGATTGCCTCGCACGCCAACGTTGAGACTGGCGACTCGTTCCCGTCGGTTTCGACGATCGCGGAGCACGTAGGCGTCTCCACCCGCACGGTTCAGCGGACGTTGGCGAAGCTGGTTCAGCTTGGCCGCCTGGTCGTCCGCCAGGTGGCGACGATCGCCACCCGGGTTTACCGCCTGGTCGTCGGCCAGCCTGCCGGGCCCGCCGTGTCGGGGGGCGACAGTGAGCGCCAGGGGGCGGCAAACGGGGCCGTTGGGGGCGACATCCCTAGCGTGTCGCCCGAAGTTTCTAAGCCCAAAGAGAAGAACTACCGCGCTGGCGCGCGGGACTGGCGTCGGTTCATCCCCAAGAGCAAAAGCCCCAACCCGCAGCAGCCGAACGGCTGGACTCCCCGTCAGGGTGCCGCCAACCCTCCGGCCCCCGGTGGCGACCGTTGCCAGCGTCCCGGACACGTCGGGCAGCTTGCCGCTCGGTGCATCCCCTGCCGCTCTGAGGCTCTGGCCGGTGGCCGATGA